A single genomic interval of Micropterus dolomieu isolate WLL.071019.BEF.003 ecotype Adirondacks unplaced genomic scaffold, ASM2129224v1 contig_3956, whole genome shotgun sequence harbors:
- the LOC123964635 gene encoding sperm protamine P1-like — protein sequence RKEGGQERRREGRKEGRKGKKEGRKEGRKEGRKEG from the exons aggaaggaaggagggcaggaaagaaggagggaaggaaggaaggagggcaggaaa ggaaagaaggagggaagaaaagaaggaaggaaggagggaaggaaggaagga